One window of the Natronomonas marina genome contains the following:
- a CDS encoding Vms1/Ankzf1 family peptidyl-tRNA hydrolase, producing the protein MLDDLLGRTELKERIAELEDERESLQAQLDAERERRSEAARARQEAEERVNRLEDRIADLEGQLEETEESVDLTFRHRESVRGRRLETVLSRLERLENGPESVLTAYVDEAVPDAVADLLEGRAGLLSRAAPCLVCADDAGLVAAALRPPVAPEPFTTWSDGPELDRAWLQPTGRYALALVRSDVFAVGVYEGDERVDFEGFTSDVKSDHSKGGFSQSRFERLRDEQIAEHVERCEAALSGVDADRLYVTGDRRLVGEFDADATAAVDATGEPEAALGDAYDDFWAVPLYGL; encoded by the coding sequence ATGCTCGACGACCTCCTCGGGCGGACGGAGCTGAAGGAGCGCATCGCGGAACTCGAAGACGAACGCGAGAGCCTGCAGGCACAGCTGGACGCCGAGCGCGAGCGGCGGTCGGAGGCGGCACGCGCACGCCAGGAGGCCGAGGAGCGCGTCAACCGCCTCGAGGACCGCATCGCCGACCTCGAGGGCCAACTCGAGGAGACCGAGGAATCGGTCGACCTGACCTTCCGTCACCGGGAGTCGGTTCGCGGTCGCCGCCTCGAGACCGTCCTCTCGCGGCTGGAACGTCTGGAAAACGGTCCCGAGAGCGTGCTGACCGCCTACGTCGACGAGGCGGTTCCCGACGCTGTCGCGGATCTGCTGGAGGGCCGTGCCGGACTCCTCTCGCGGGCGGCGCCCTGTCTGGTCTGTGCCGACGACGCCGGCCTGGTCGCGGCGGCGCTGCGGCCGCCCGTCGCCCCCGAGCCGTTCACCACCTGGAGCGACGGCCCGGAACTGGACCGCGCGTGGCTGCAGCCGACGGGCCGCTACGCGCTGGCGCTGGTGCGGTCGGACGTCTTCGCCGTCGGCGTCTACGAGGGCGACGAGCGCGTCGACTTCGAGGGTTTCACGAGCGACGTCAAGAGCGACCACTCGAAGGGCGGCTTCTCACAATCCCGCTTCGAACGGCTCCGCGACGAGCAGATCGCCGAGCACGTCGAACGATGCGAGGCGGCGCTGTCCGGCGTCGACGCGGACCGACTGTACGTGACCGGCGACCGCCGGCTGGTCGGCGAGTTCGACGCCGACGCGACGGCTGCGGTCGACGCGACGGGCGAGCCCGAGGCGGCGTTAGGCGACGCCTACGACGACTTCTGGGCAGTCCCGCTGTACGGTCTCTGA
- a CDS encoding bacterio-opsin activator domain-containing protein, with translation MGHGATARDSRRRILLAGRGEWFGDARASFADGTAFVTATTVETACDELEAAGPEIDCIVVGAALEGASGSEAVSAIREANGRVPVVVAPQEGSERLASDTVAAGADEYVPSGDVRDCLAERVEHALETATEQRRLEAELRESERLHRITLNNMTDTVLVTDEAGRFTYVCPNVHFIFGYTAEEIHELGSIAELLGEDVFAEERLAEEGVLTNIECTVTDSDGEEHTLLVNVKEVSIQGGTRLYSCRDITKRKERERALTTLHDTSRQLLAAESRTEAVELLVGDVTEGLPVDGAACYLFDGDDNLLQPAAVTEPFSELHGQLPSLPPDTNTLVGTAFVRSEVAYFDDVRRADRLSNPTTDLRAAAYLPVGDNGVLVVGCETPSGVDDVTIELADLFAATAEAALDRIDRESELREQEEALQRRNERLVEINRTNDIIREIDRALVGAETREEIETAVCNRLTAAGRFELAWVGERTATGLEVRAWSGTGRSYLDALPETVDETTEPSAETIRRGEPTTVSNVASDPRGDDWRVEALSLGLQSVISVPLKYEGATYGALTVYASGANAIDDPIDSVLVELGETIASAIGSARQRDALLGGTVTELTYGVTDEECLLYGLATRTDTELAVDGGAERLDDRVLLFVTVERGTVEEVARAARAFVSVDEARVIADEKDGGTLRLKLSEPFIGTTLADHGAVLRRLRADGDGATLVVTVPGSTDVRRIDEVIEGWYERPELRARRERDRRHASGPKLRSRLADRLTDRQLEAARTAYHSGYFEAPREATGEDIAEALEVSSSAFYQLNRKAQRNLLSFLFDGNGFDNEG, from the coding sequence ATGGGACACGGCGCCACCGCGCGGGACAGCCGCCGGCGAATCCTGCTTGCCGGTCGTGGGGAGTGGTTCGGCGACGCCCGCGCGTCCTTCGCCGATGGGACGGCGTTCGTCACGGCGACGACGGTCGAAACGGCCTGCGACGAACTGGAAGCCGCCGGCCCGGAAATCGACTGCATCGTCGTCGGTGCCGCGCTCGAGGGCGCCAGCGGTTCGGAAGCAGTCTCGGCAATTCGAGAGGCGAACGGCCGCGTTCCGGTCGTCGTCGCACCGCAGGAAGGGTCAGAACGACTAGCGAGCGACACCGTCGCTGCCGGGGCAGACGAGTACGTCCCGTCCGGCGACGTCCGGGACTGTCTCGCCGAACGGGTCGAGCACGCCCTCGAGACCGCAACGGAGCAGCGCCGGCTGGAGGCGGAGCTCAGGGAATCCGAACGGCTCCACCGCATCACGCTGAACAACATGACCGACACCGTCCTCGTTACCGACGAGGCGGGACGGTTCACGTACGTCTGTCCGAACGTCCACTTCATTTTCGGCTACACGGCCGAGGAGATACACGAACTCGGGAGCATAGCGGAGCTACTGGGCGAGGACGTCTTCGCCGAAGAGAGGCTAGCCGAGGAGGGAGTTCTCACGAACATCGAATGTACGGTGACCGACAGCGATGGCGAGGAACACACTCTGCTGGTGAACGTCAAGGAAGTCTCGATTCAGGGCGGGACGCGGCTCTACAGCTGCCGCGATATCACGAAACGGAAGGAGCGGGAGCGGGCGCTGACGACGCTGCACGACACGAGCCGTCAGCTTCTGGCCGCTGAATCCCGGACGGAGGCAGTCGAACTGCTGGTCGGCGACGTAACCGAGGGACTGCCCGTCGACGGCGCTGCCTGCTACCTCTTCGACGGGGACGACAACCTGCTGCAGCCAGCGGCAGTAACCGAACCGTTCTCGGAGCTACACGGTCAGTTGCCGTCGCTGCCACCGGACACGAACACACTCGTCGGGACGGCGTTCGTCCGTAGCGAGGTCGCGTACTTCGACGACGTTCGGCGGGCCGACCGCCTCTCGAACCCGACGACCGATCTGCGGGCTGCGGCGTACCTGCCGGTTGGTGACAACGGCGTACTCGTGGTCGGCTGTGAGACCCCCAGCGGCGTCGACGACGTGACCATCGAGCTCGCGGACCTGTTTGCCGCCACGGCCGAGGCGGCGCTGGACCGCATCGATCGAGAGTCGGAACTCCGCGAGCAGGAAGAGGCCCTGCAGCGGCGGAACGAGCGACTGGTCGAGATCAACCGGACCAACGACATCATCCGCGAGATCGATCGGGCGCTCGTCGGCGCGGAAACCCGCGAGGAGATCGAGACGGCCGTCTGCAACCGACTGACTGCGGCCGGACGGTTCGAGCTAGCCTGGGTCGGCGAACGGACCGCAACCGGCCTGGAGGTGCGCGCGTGGTCGGGTACCGGCCGGAGTTACCTCGATGCCTTGCCCGAAACGGTCGACGAGACGACCGAGCCCTCCGCCGAGACGATACGGCGCGGCGAGCCAACGACGGTATCGAACGTCGCTTCGGACCCTCGTGGCGACGACTGGCGCGTCGAGGCGCTTTCGCTTGGTCTTCAGTCGGTCATCAGCGTCCCGCTGAAGTACGAAGGTGCGACCTACGGCGCGTTGACTGTCTACGCCAGCGGAGCCAACGCCATCGACGACCCCATCGACAGCGTCCTCGTGGAGTTGGGCGAGACCATCGCCTCGGCGATAGGTTCGGCCAGACAGCGCGACGCCCTCCTGGGCGGCACGGTCACGGAACTGACCTACGGTGTCACCGACGAGGAGTGTCTCCTGTACGGGCTGGCGACGCGCACCGACACCGAACTGGCCGTCGACGGCGGAGCCGAACGCCTCGACGACCGGGTGTTGCTGTTCGTCACGGTAGAGCGGGGGACCGTCGAGGAAGTCGCACGGGCCGCCAGAGCGTTCGTCTCCGTCGACGAGGCACGGGTCATCGCAGACGAGAAAGACGGCGGCACGCTCCGACTGAAACTCTCGGAGCCGTTCATCGGGACGACCCTCGCCGACCACGGCGCAGTGCTGCGTCGGTTGAGAGCCGATGGTGACGGCGCGACGCTCGTCGTCACCGTTCCCGGGTCGACCGACGTGCGAAGAATCGACGAGGTGATAGAGGGCTGGTACGAGCGGCCCGAGCTCCGCGCCCGGCGCGAGCGTGACCGACGGCACGCCAGCGGTCCGAAGCTCCGGTCGCGCCTCGCCGACAGGCTAACCGACCGCCAACTCGAGGCCGCCCGGACGGCATACCACAGCGGTTATTTCGAGGCGCCGCGGGAGGCGACCGGCGAGGACATCGCCGAGGCGCTCGAGGTCTCCTCGAGCGCGTTCTACCAGCTCAACCGGAAGGCCCAGCGGAATCTGCTTTCGTTCCTGTTCGACGGAAATGGGTTTGATAACGAAGGGTGA
- a CDS encoding rubrerythrin-like domain-containing protein, producing the protein MGTEDSGSVCTVWDVAAGDDRLLYECLTCGWSERAATNPGTCPECGDDIRNCSMPLE; encoded by the coding sequence ATGGGTACCGAAGACTCCGGTAGTGTCTGCACCGTCTGGGACGTCGCAGCCGGCGACGACCGGTTACTCTACGAATGCCTGACTTGTGGGTGGTCCGAGCGCGCCGCGACGAATCCAGGGACGTGCCCCGAGTGTGGCGACGACATCAGGAACTGTTCGATGCCGCTCGAATAG
- the gdhB gene encoding glutamate dehydrogenase GdhB, with product MASESTRSGEGAGTDRSAPVSALETARRQLEHAAAELDLDPNVVERLKHPARVQRVSIPLERDDGTVEVLEGYRAQHDDVRGPFKGGIRFHPDVSEAECIGLAMWMTWKTAVMDLPLGGAKGGVVVNPKDLSENERERLTRRFAEELRDIVGPNTDVPAPDMGTDPQTMAWFMDAYSVQQGETTPGVVTGKPPEIGGSYGREEAPGYSVAIVVREACKYYDRPVEGATIAVQGFGSVGANAARLLESWGADIVAVSDVNGAAYDPEGLAVQEIPAHDETPEAVTDSDGDAITNEELLELDVDVLTPCAVGNAITGANASDIQADLVVEGANGPVTFAAESILQQRRIPVVPDILANAGGVTVSYFEWLQDINRRKWSRERVNEELEAEMMAAWESIRDEYERRDVSWRTAAYIVALSRVARAHELRGLWP from the coding sequence ATGGCTTCGGAATCCACCCGGTCGGGCGAGGGCGCAGGAACCGACCGCTCGGCGCCGGTGTCGGCGCTGGAGACGGCCCGACGCCAGCTCGAACACGCGGCTGCCGAACTGGACCTCGACCCGAACGTCGTCGAGCGGCTGAAACACCCGGCGCGGGTTCAGCGCGTCTCGATACCGCTGGAGCGGGACGACGGGACGGTCGAGGTTCTCGAGGGCTACCGGGCCCAGCACGACGACGTCCGCGGGCCGTTCAAGGGCGGTATCCGCTTTCATCCGGACGTCTCCGAGGCGGAGTGTATCGGCCTGGCGATGTGGATGACCTGGAAGACGGCGGTGATGGATCTGCCGCTCGGTGGTGCCAAGGGTGGTGTCGTCGTGAACCCGAAGGACCTCTCGGAGAACGAACGAGAACGACTGACGCGCCGCTTCGCCGAGGAGCTACGGGACATCGTCGGCCCGAACACCGACGTTCCCGCGCCGGACATGGGGACCGACCCACAGACGATGGCGTGGTTCATGGATGCCTACAGCGTCCAGCAGGGCGAGACGACACCCGGGGTCGTCACCGGCAAGCCGCCCGAAATCGGCGGCAGTTACGGTCGAGAGGAGGCACCCGGTTACAGCGTCGCCATCGTGGTGCGGGAAGCCTGCAAGTACTACGACCGCCCCGTCGAGGGAGCGACCATTGCCGTCCAGGGGTTCGGCAGCGTCGGGGCCAACGCCGCCCGTCTGCTGGAGTCGTGGGGCGCCGACATCGTCGCCGTCAGCGACGTCAACGGTGCCGCCTACGACCCGGAGGGGCTGGCCGTTCAGGAAATCCCCGCCCACGACGAAACGCCCGAGGCGGTCACCGACAGCGACGGCGACGCCATCACCAACGAGGAACTCCTCGAGTTGGACGTCGATGTACTCACACCGTGTGCAGTCGGAAACGCCATCACCGGCGCCAACGCCAGCGATATCCAGGCCGACCTCGTCGTCGAGGGGGCCAACGGCCCCGTCACCTTCGCCGCCGAGTCGATCCTTCAGCAGCGCCGCATTCCCGTCGTTCCCGATATCCTCGCCAATGCCGGCGGCGTGACGGTGTCGTACTTCGAGTGGCTCCAGGACATCAACCGCCGCAAGTGGTCCCGCGAACGCGTAAACGAGGAACTGGAAGCCGAGATGATGGCTGCCTGGGAATCGATCCGGGACGAATACGAGCGCCGCGACGTCTCCTGGCGGACCGCCGCCTACATCGTCGCTCTCTCCCGGGTTGCTCGGGCCCACGAACTCCGCGGGTTGTGGCCCTGA
- a CDS encoding DUF1611 domain-containing protein has translation MRVAVLAHEQFPDRAKTAVGVLRYADHDVVAVLDRETAGTTVGDHLPDLDSAVPVVESVAEAPDFDALIIGIAPIGGGFEDSWRPDVRAAIERGADVIAGLHYFLNDDEEFVALADEYGVELRDVRKPPDDLTVAEGVARELDVEVVLTVGTDCSTGKMTTTLELVEAAREAGFDAGFVPTGQTGIVIAGWGIPVDRTISDFTNGAVERMLKERADEHDYLFVEGQGAIVHPAYSAVTCGILHGAMPEHLVLCHEAGREAIHGYESFPIPDPGRVAELYCDVADPVAPTDLLGGALNTSGLGESAAEAALTDYGEAIGAPAVDPVRDGAGRLVEQL, from the coding sequence ATGCGCGTCGCCGTCCTCGCTCACGAGCAGTTCCCCGACCGCGCCAAGACCGCCGTCGGCGTCCTCCGGTACGCCGACCACGACGTCGTCGCCGTTCTCGACCGAGAGACGGCGGGCACGACCGTCGGCGACCACCTCCCCGACCTCGACTCGGCGGTGCCGGTCGTCGAGAGCGTCGCCGAGGCGCCCGACTTCGACGCCCTCATAATCGGCATCGCGCCCATCGGCGGCGGCTTCGAGGACTCCTGGCGGCCGGACGTCCGGGCCGCAATCGAGCGCGGCGCAGACGTAATCGCCGGCCTGCACTACTTCCTGAACGACGACGAGGAGTTCGTCGCCCTGGCCGACGAGTACGGCGTCGAGTTGCGCGACGTCCGGAAGCCGCCCGACGACCTCACCGTCGCGGAGGGCGTCGCCCGCGAGTTGGATGTCGAGGTGGTCCTGACGGTCGGCACCGACTGCTCGACCGGCAAGATGACGACCACGCTCGAACTCGTCGAGGCCGCCCGCGAGGCCGGGTTCGACGCCGGATTCGTCCCGACCGGGCAGACGGGCATCGTGATAGCCGGGTGGGGCATCCCCGTCGACCGGACGATCAGCGACTTCACGAACGGCGCCGTCGAGCGGATGCTGAAAGAGCGGGCCGACGAGCACGACTACCTCTTCGTCGAGGGGCAGGGCGCCATCGTCCACCCGGCGTACTCGGCGGTCACCTGCGGCATCCTCCACGGCGCCATGCCCGAGCACCTGGTGCTGTGCCACGAGGCCGGACGCGAGGCGATTCACGGCTACGAGTCGTTCCCGATACCCGACCCCGGACGGGTCGCGGAACTGTACTGCGACGTGGCCGACCCCGTCGCCCCGACCGACCTGCTCGGCGGCGCGCTGAACACCTCGGGCCTCGGGGAGTCGGCCGCCGAGGCGGCCCTGACGGACTACGGGGAAGCCATCGGCGCGCCGGCCGTCGACCCCGTCCGGGACGGCGCCGGGAGGCTCGTCGAGCAGCTATGA
- a CDS encoding dipeptide epimerase: MNWRVETVELPLSVPFTIARGTTTTAENVVVELEHGGETGYGAAASAAHYGETTGTVEALLPDLLAAAEAVADPHARREIAERMRAVARGNPAARAAVDVALWDLAGKLLGEPVYRLLGLSADPERRPATSFTVGIAETAVMQRRAREAVDAGYPVLKLKLGTDRDRRIVEAVRAVAPDVRIRVDANEAWTPKAAVAHCEALADHGVEFVEQPVPAENPEGLRYVHEHSPLPIAADESCRTAADVPEIADRCDIANLKLMKTGGLTPAVELIHAARAQGLEVMCGCMLETNAAIAGAAHLLPLLDYADLDGSLLLEADPYGGVPVSRGRFELGAVEAGTGAEPR; this comes from the coding sequence ATGAACTGGCGCGTCGAGACCGTCGAACTCCCGCTTTCGGTGCCGTTCACCATCGCCCGCGGGACGACCACGACCGCGGAGAACGTCGTCGTCGAACTCGAGCACGGCGGCGAGACCGGCTACGGCGCCGCCGCATCCGCGGCTCACTACGGCGAGACGACGGGGACCGTCGAGGCGCTGTTGCCCGACCTGCTCGCCGCGGCCGAGGCCGTCGCCGACCCCCACGCGCGTCGGGAGATAGCCGAACGGATGCGGGCCGTCGCCCGCGGGAACCCGGCCGCCCGCGCTGCAGTCGACGTGGCGCTGTGGGACCTCGCGGGGAAGTTGCTCGGCGAACCCGTCTACCGCCTGCTGGGGCTGTCGGCCGACCCCGAGCGCCGGCCCGCGACCTCCTTCACCGTCGGCATCGCCGAGACGGCCGTGATGCAGCGGCGTGCCCGCGAGGCCGTCGACGCCGGCTACCCCGTGTTGAAGCTGAAACTGGGGACCGACCGGGACCGCCGCATCGTCGAGGCCGTCCGCGCCGTCGCGCCCGACGTCCGGATTCGCGTGGACGCCAACGAGGCCTGGACGCCGAAGGCAGCCGTCGCCCACTGCGAGGCGCTGGCCGACCACGGCGTCGAGTTCGTCGAACAGCCGGTGCCCGCCGAGAACCCCGAGGGCCTCCGGTACGTCCACGAGCACTCGCCGCTGCCAATCGCGGCCGACGAGTCCTGCCGGACCGCCGCCGACGTGCCCGAAATCGCCGACCGGTGTGACATCGCCAACCTGAAGCTGATGAAGACCGGCGGCCTCACGCCCGCCGTCGAGTTGATCCACGCCGCCCGCGCACAGGGGCTGGAGGTGATGTGTGGCTGCATGCTCGAGACGAACGCCGCCATCGCGGGCGCGGCCCACCTCTTGCCGCTGCTCGACTACGCCGACCTCGACGGCTCGTTGCTTCTGGAGGCCGACCCCTACGGCGGCGTCCCCGTCTCCCGAGGGCGGTTCGAGTTGGGGGCAGTCGAAGCCGGGACGGGCGCCGAACCCCGATAG